In Amaranthus tricolor cultivar Red isolate AtriRed21 chromosome 5, ASM2621246v1, whole genome shotgun sequence, a genomic segment contains:
- the LOC130813951 gene encoding kinesin-like protein KIN-14I encodes MAATEAMSFSVASVVEDVLQQHGVRQRGLDLESRRAEEAAIRRYEAGSWLRKMVGVVAAKDLPAEPSEEEFRLGLRSGLILCNVLNKVQPGAVPKVVESPADSAVLPDGAALSAYQYFENVRNFLVAAEEMGLPTFEASDLEQGGISARVVNSVLALKSYHEWKQTGGTGVWKFGGNVKPTTTVKQFVRTKSEPFTNSLIRNPSMTEKSLNALSHDIDTNKMSSSRSLSALVQALLSDKKPEEVPQLVESVLSKVVEEFEQRIGSQNDLAIQPRQAKELSASHGTKSFMKMASTNSKVGDRSYSLTKKPESIGDNQISAEQLRCQMMKQHELFDRQGKDLQELKQTLRTTKAGMQFIQTKFLEDLQNLGSHVYGLAQAASGYHKVLEENRKLYNEVQDLKGSIRVYCRVRPFLSGHSSYLSTVENFEEGNITIRAPSKHGKGLKSFSFNKVFGPSATQAEVFSDMQPLIRSVLDGYNVCIFAYGQTGSGKTFTMSGPKDLTEQSQGVNYRSLGDLFYLAEQRKGTFRYDVAVQMIEIYNEQVRDLLVSDGLNKKLEIRNSSQNGLNVPEASLVPVSSTSDVIHLMNVGHRNRAVGATALNDRSSRSHSCLTVHVQGRDLTTGAVLRGCMHLVDLAGSERVDKSEVTGDRLKEAQHINKSLSALGDVIASLAHKNSHVPYRNSKLTQLLQDSLGGQAKTLMFVHISPEPEAVGETLSTLKFAERVATVELGAARVNKDSTDVKELKEQIANLKAALARKDADSVRSHQSGSSSPERYRGKADGLSPFHSNQNGGNVLFDCGRQLMGDIANREVSNKSASRKNRQSFDLDEILKNSPPFPPVNSPGPNYGCEEKGLDSGEWVDKIMVNKQDSLPKTGNRLCWETAENGHMTDSFYPKYFPDGSKLYSDQSFNMFSGSNDFEVTNADDLDELDAATSDSSEPDLLWQFNHSKLPTLSHGSGLKSKKLDGKPTKSPELSHSKSMIPAVSPSPSRKLPNGTQKNGRHQSLSAEAKRRAANRK; translated from the exons ATGGCTGCGACTGAAGCTATGTCGTTTAGTGTAGCGTCTGTTGTTGAGGATGTTCTTCAACAACATGGGGTTCGTCAAAGAGGTCTTGATTTGGAATCCAGAAGAGCAGAGGAAGCTg CTATCAGAAGATATGAAGCAGGCAGTTGGTTGAGGAAAATGGTGGGGGTTGTAGCTGCCAAAGACCTGCCGGCCGAGCCTTCAGAAGAAGAGTTTAGACTTGGTTTGAGAAGTGGATTGATCCTTTGTAATGTCCTTAACAAGGTTCAACCTGGAGCTGTACCAAAG GTGGTTGAGAGCCCAGCTGATTCTGCTGTTCTTCCTGATGGAGCAGCTTTATCAGCTTATCAGTACTTTGAGAATGTGAGGAACTTTCTTGTAGCTGCAGAAGAAATGGGACTTCCTACCTTTGAAGCATCTGATCTTGAGCAA GGAGGGATATCAGCAAGGGTGGTGAATTCTGTCTTAGCTCTCAAATCTTATCATGAATGGAAGCAGACCGGGGGGACTGGAGTATGGAAATTTGGCGGAAATGTAAAACCTACCACAACTGTGAAACAATTTGTGCGCACAAAGTCGGAACCTTTCACTAATTCCCTAATTAGAAACCCGTCAATGACAGAGAAATCCTTGAATGCtctttctcatgatattgacaCCAACAAAATG TCAAGTTCCCGGTCTTTGAGTGCTTTAGTACAAGCTCTTTTATCAGATAAGAAACCAGAAGAAGTTCCACAG TTAGTGGAGTCCGTTCTTAGCAAGGTCGTGGAGGAGTTTGAGCAACGCATTGGCTCGCAAAATGATTTG GCGATTCAACCAAGGCAAGCAAAAGAGTTATCTGCATCACATGGGACAAAGTCATTTATGAAGATGGCTTCTACTAATTCTAAG GTAGGGGATAGGAGTTACTCTTTGACCAAGAAGCCGGAAAGCATCGGTGACAATCAAATAAGTGCTGAACAATTGAGATGTCAAATGATGAAGCAACACGAGCTCTTTGATCGACAAGGAAAAGATCTCCAG GAGCTGAAACAAACTCTACGTACAACTAAAGCTGGCATGCAATTTATACAAACAAAATTTCTAGAGGACCTTCAAAATCTAG GTTCACACGTTTATGGCCTAGCGCAAGCTGCCAGTGGATATCACAAGGTTCTGGAGGAAAATCGCAAGCTGTACAATGAAGTACAAGATCTCAAGG GGAGTATTAGAGTTTACTGTCGTGTGAGGCCCTTCTTAAGTGGGCATTCAAGCTATCTAAGTACTGTTGAAAACTTCGAGGAAGGGAATATTACCATCAGGGCACCTTCTAAGCATGGAAAAGGACTCAAATCCTTCAGCTTTAACAAAGTTTTTGGCCCATCTGCTACACAGG CTGAGGTCTTCTCGGATATGCAACCACTGATTCGTTCTGTTCTCGACGGGTACAATGTTTGTATCTTTGCATATGGACAGACAGGTTCAGGGAAAACATTTACTATG TCCGGACCAAAAGACCTCACCGAACAGAGTCAAGGTGTGAACTACAGGTCGTTGGGTGACTTGTTTTATCTCGCTGAGCAGAGGAAAGGAACTTTTCGCTATGATGTTGCCGTCCAGATGATAGAGATATATAACGAGCAAGTCAGGGATCTTCTTGTTAGTGACGGGCTCAACAAAAAAT TAGAAATCCGTAACAGTTCTCAAAATGGACTCAATGTCCCAGAAGCAAGCCTTGTTCCAGTATCATCAACATCAGATGTCATTCACCTGATGAATGTCGGACATCGCAACAGAGCAGTTGGTGCCACAGCTTTGAATGACCGTAGTAGTCGTTCTCACAG TTGCTTGACTGTTCATGTTCAAGGGAGAGATTTGACAACTGGTGCTGTATTGCGTGGTTGTATGCATCTGGTAGATTTGGCAGGTAGTGAACGGGTTGACAAATCCGAAGTGACTGGAGATAGGTTAAAAGAAGCACAACACATCAACAAATCTCTCTCGGCCTTAGGAGATGTGATTGCTTCGCTTGCACATAAGAACTCACACGTCCCGTATAGGAACAGCAAATTAACGCAACTGCTACAAGATTCATTAG GAGGACAGGCTAAGACACTAATGTTTGTTCATATAAGTCCTGAACCTGAAGCTGTAGGAGAAACTTTAAGTACACTTAAATTTGCAGAAAGAGTAGCCACCGTTGAACTGGGCGCTGCCCGTGTGAACAAAGACAGTACAGATGTGAAAGAGCTCAAGGAACAG ATTGCCAATCTTAAGGCAGCCTTGGCGAGGAAGGATGCAGACTCCGTTCGTTCACACCAATCAGGATCCAGCAGCCCCGAGAGATATAGAGGGAAAGCTGATGGTCTTTCACCCTTTCATTCCAACCAAAATGGTGGGAATGTGTTATTTGATTGCGGTAGACAACTAATGGGAGATATTGCTAACAGAGAG GTCTCTAACAAGTCTGCATCAAGAAAAAACCGACAAAGCTTTGATCTTGAtgagattttaaaaaattctccTCCATTTCCTCCCGTCAATAGTCCTGGGCCAAATTATGGATGTGAAGAGAAGGGTCTAGATTCTGGTGAATGGGTAGATAAGATCATGGTCAACAAGCAAGATTCACTTCCGAAAACAGGAAACCGTTTATGCTGGGAAACAGCAGAAAATGGACACATGACCGATTCTTTTTACCCGAAATATTTCCCAGATGGTTCCAAACTATACTCAGATCAATCGTTTAATATGTTCAGTGGAAGTAATGATTTTGAAGTGACTAATGCAGACGACTTGGACGAGCTTGATGCTGCCACCAGCGACTCGTCTGAGCCAGATTTGCTATGGCAATTCAATCATAGTAAACTCCCAACACTTTCCCATGGAAGTGGATTAAAGTCCAAGAAACTTGATGGCAAGCCTACAAAGAGTCCTGAATTGAG TCACAGCAAGTCCATGATTCCTGCCGTATCCCCTTCACCATCAAGGAAGCTACCGAATGGAACCCAAAAGAACGGAAGGCATCAATCGCTATCAGCAGAAGCAAAACGACGAGCTGCAAATAGAAAATAG